A part of Manduca sexta isolate Smith_Timp_Sample1 unplaced genomic scaffold, JHU_Msex_v1.0 HiC_scaffold_2000, whole genome shotgun sequence genomic DNA contains:
- the LOC119191851 gene encoding calexcitin-2-like, producing MVSDFRKTKLLHIFNAFFDVDRNGYVDKNDFQVAAGTIATLRGWKQGDTTYNLLEENLLAIWTGLQGHADKDNDGKVSQDEWIQLWDDFAKNPESSKEWQDLLCRCIFQIEDSSNDGSIDCEEFSSVHASFGLDKQESIDAFKKMAAGKESITWPEFQELWKEYFITEDKDAPGNFIFGCFLCGLHKHSH from the coding sequence ATGGTGTCAGACTTCAGAAAGACGAAGCTCCTCCACATCTTCAACGCTTTCTTCGACGTTGACAGAAACGGCTATGTCGACAAGAACGACTTCCAAGTCGCCGCCGGCACCATCGCCACCCTGAGAGGCTGGAAACAAGGAGACACCACCTACAACCTTCTCGAGGAGAACTTACTTGCAATCTGGACCGGTCTTCAGGGCCACGCCGACAAGGATAACGACGGTAAAGTGTCCCAGGACGAGTGGATCCAACTCTGGGACGACTTCGCAAAGAACCCCGAAAGCAGCAAGGAATGGCAGGACCTTCTCTGCCGCTGCATCTTCCAGATCGAGGACTCTAGCAACGATGGCTCCATCGACTGCGAAGAATTCTCATCCGTGCACGCCTCTTTCGGTCTCGACAAGCAGGAGAGCATCGATGCCTTCAAGAAAATGGCGGCAGGTAAGGAGAGCATTACCTGGCCCGAATTCCAGGAACTGTGGAAGGAATATTTCATTACCGAAGATAAGGACGCTCCCGGTAATTTTATCTTCGGATGTTTCTTGTGCGGTCTGCATAAGCACAGTCATTGA